A region of Saccharomyces kudriavzevii IFO 1802 strain IFO1802 genome assembly, chromosome: 14 DNA encodes the following proteins:
- the CLA4 gene encoding serine/threonine protein kinase CLA4 (similar to Saccharomyces cerevisiae CLA4 (YNL298W) and SKM1 (YOL113W); ancestral locus Anc_3.60) has product MSLSAAANKISDNDFQNIGPAPRPPSANGQGRTGYNQTQPITKLMSQLDLTSASHLGKNALKKKSGWVSYKDDGILSFIWQKRYLMLHDSCVALYKNDKQNDDPILKIPLTSIISVSRTQLKQYCFELIRCNDRNSVPSGSSSSLNVSSDNNSKKSIYIATKTENDLHTWLDAIFAKCPLLSGVSSPTNFTHKVHVGFDPETGSFVGMPTNWEKLLKHSRITGEDWNNNSAAVIQVLQFYQEYNEVDNPSNALDKSQSGEAASSQKSLPSSHSENKLRNNSLNSKTSSSGSSGPISQRQAPQAPYAKSSASSGNGSLPPINTKLSNNQSNIPRHLQNIPSQQYNKMRNAHSPTNGQFPRGPIHPSHSQRSLQQPQQHQQYPYHQQLPTPSPSPSPSPLNPYRPHHNMINPYSKQPQSSLGTQPTKNQAIPRYAQNSSPTGPQFQPQRTAPKPPVSAPRVPFPPNQNAAAAASPAVLNAAPKNDQPALQAMRQAPKRPDADAKEPAGVTKPKKSTRQTMSTAEIMSKLKSVTVNADPSICFKVIEKAGQGASGSVYLAERTHIPIESNMIELMNNEIDEPQVGDKVAIKQMILSKQPRKELIVNEILVMKDSRHKNIVNFLEAYLKTDDDLWVVMEFMEGGSLTDIIENSTTNDTSHSPLTEPQIAYIVRETCQGLKFLHDKHIIHRDIKSDNVLLDTRARVKITDFGFCARLTDKRSKRATMVGTPYWMAPEVVKQREYDEKIDVWSLGIMTIEMLEGEPPYLNEDPLKALYLIATNGTPKLKYPETLSLEIKRFLSVCLCVDVRYRASTEELLHHGFFNLACDPTDLTSLLEWKE; this is encoded by the coding sequence ATGTCTCTTTCAGCTGCAGCTAACAAGATATCCGACAACGATTTCCAGAATATTGGGCCGGCACCTAGGCCTCCCAGTGCGAATGGCCAAGGCCGTACTGGTTACAACCAAACTCAACCTATAACTAAACTCATGAGCCAGCTGGATTTAACGTCAGCATCACACTTGGGTAAGAATGctttaaagaagaaaagcgGATGGGTGTCTTACAAGGACGATGGTATACTCTCATTTATATGGCAAAAGAGGTACTTGATGCTACATGATTCATGTGTGGCACTTTACAAGAACGATAAGCAAAATGATGATCCGATCTTGAAGATACCGCTAACAAGCATTATAAGTGTGAGTAGGACGCAGTTAAAACAGTATTGTTTTGAGTTGATACGCTGCAACGACCGAAATTCAGTACCATCAGGgtcttcgtcttctttgAATGTATCGTCTGACaataattcaaaaaagtcCATATACATTGCTACGAAAACAGAGAATGATTTGCACACTTGGTTAGACGCAATTTTTGCTAAATGCCCATTACTAAGTGGTGTTTCTTCTCCAACCAACTTTACGCATAAAGTCCACGTTGGCTTTGATCCGGAAACGGGGAGTTTCGTTGGCATGCCCACTAATTGGGAGAAATTACTTAAGCATTCCAGAATTACAGGAGAAGATTGGAACAACAACTCAGCCGCTGTCATTCAAGTATTAcaattttatcaagaaTATAATGAAGTCGATAACCCCTCAAATGCTTTAGACAAATCTCAGAGTGGCGAGGCAGCCTCCTCTCAAAAATCGCTGCCAAGCAGCCATAGTGAAAACAAACTCAGAAATAATTCGCTGAATTCAAAGACATCCTCTAGCGGTTCCTCGGGTCCGATATCACAAAGACAAGCTCCACAAGCACCATATGCAAAatcttcagcttcttcagGAAATGGTTCACTACCACCTATAAACacaaaattatcaaacaaTCAGTCAAACATTCCTAGACATCTACAAAACATTCCTAGCCAGCAGTATAACAAAATGAGGAACGCGCATTCTCCAACCAATGGTCAATTTCCCAGAGGACCTATACATCCTAGCCATTCACAACGATCATTACAGCAGCCacaacaacatcaacagTATCCTTACCATCAACAGCTACCAACTCCATCTCCCTCTCCCTCTCCCTCTCCATTGAACCCCTATAGACCACATCACAATATGATAAATCCATACTCTAAACAACCGCAGTCATCATTGGGTACGCAACCAACCAAAAACCAAGCCATACCCCGCTACGCCCAGAACTCAAGTCCTACTGGCCCACAGTTTCAACCTCAGAGAACAGCTCCAAAACCGCCCGTATCAGCACCAAGAGTACCATTCCCACCAAACCAGaatgctgctgctgctgctaGCCCAGCTGTCCTGAATGCAGCACCTAAGAACGATCAGCCAGCTCTCCAGGCGATGAGGCAGGCCCCAAAGAGACCGGACGCGGATGCCAAGGAACCAGCTGGCGTTACCAAACCCAAGAAATCAACAAGGCAAACGATGTCAACTGCAGAAATAATGAGCAAGTTGAAAAGCGTGACTGTTAATGCCGATCCATCTATCTGCTTTAAAGTGATCGAGAAAGCTGGCCAAGGTGCTAGTGGATCCGTTTACCTTGCTGAAAGAACACATATTCCGATCGAAAGTAACATGATTGAACTTATGAACAACGAGATTGATGAGCCCCAAGTTGGAGATAAGGTTGCCATCAAACAGATGATTCTCTCTAAACAACCTAGGAAGGAACTCATAGTAAACGAAATTTTAGTTATGAAGGATTCACGTCATAAGAATATTGTGAATTTTCTCGAAGCTTACTTGAAAACTGACGATGACTTATGGGTGGTGATGGAGTTTATGGAGGGTGGTTCGCTGACagatattattgaaaatagcACCACAAATGACACTTCACACTCGCCATTGACGGAACCTCAAATTGCATATATTGTACGAGAAACTTGTCAAGGATTAAAATTTCTGCACGATAAACACATTATCCATAGAGACATTAAATCTGACAACGTCTTATTAGACACTAGAGCAAGAGTGAAAATTACAGATTTCGGCTTTTGCGCTAGATTAACCGataaaagaagcaaaaggGCCACAATGGTTGGTACACCGTACTGGATGGCACCCGAAGTTGTCAAACAACGTGAGtacgatgaaaaaattgatgtaTGGTCTTTAGGTATTATGACTATTGAAATGTTAGAAGGTGAACCTCCATACTTAAATGAAGATCCACTAAAGGCGCTTTATTTAATTGCAACTAATGGTACGCCAAAACTCAAATATCCGGAAACGTTGTCTTTGGAAATCAAGCGATTTCTGAGTGTTTGTCTTTGTGTAGACGTTAGATATAGAGCATCTACTGAAGAGCTCTTACATCATGGTTTCTTTAATTTGGCATGTGATCCAACGGATTTGACATCATTGTTAGAATGGAAGGAATGA
- the MON2 gene encoding Mon2p (similar to Saccharomyces cerevisiae MON2 (YNL297C); ancestral locus Anc_3.61), with protein sequence MTMNTGGFSSMQKQLEAELRSLSSESKRRNSTIRHASDKSVEILKRVHSFEELERHPDFVLPFVLACQSRNAKMTTLAMQCLQGLSTVPSIPRGRLSEILDAFIEATHLAMEIQLKVLQVVPIFFKTYGKFIYGPLCKKLLLCCSNLLHVPNKAPVVVGTASATLQQLIDEIFDRLAMDSVVDDKQFEVLISNNETTKVNVYRHDANKLFDNICSLNELNTSGSANDDSMLLDIGDIPIDYGLEILESILKNSQKILLGCGDLQYLLRVKAIPLLLRCISSSKHFSTAVRSCRCLKLLIKKEYLSVLELELEVILSLLIHGISIESNLSAWQRVLSLELFNDLSQDTEIVNTLYMDYDNYPDKKHVFKYLLKECIDLLNSPEYITFLAPSTIVEKMDSPLITTENSTVKTKFMHLLDKSNAPSINTIYVVSLILAICNHLCEGLSKSALESSSPEKKTGDKDREMGFEDDSTIAKVYSGLYSGLFEINKLFLYSTSLEASIFHSVVRAFQKLAHSAGVLSLEDKLRACMKLFSILIANNVSSLHQISPNDINKSIRGQHVRNVSGPNIVNNSGETMKDFSKETADSTKDKEIKRRLHPRNINSRQVSLLRALISLSISLGPIFDSDSWKYTFLTWQWISYYIYGPSADFKESFYSEDIPPPPMLTKSDVTSIESSLTKFFESTSNYSCSTFHLVLTRLILDSKNTLTLEQTNLNLDNDIGYHPLGANNEIMPCIYNKAFFVNKIGELATYNCRKFLGGKNGKELWNLLSTYMIKLISNREIDNDSLRLYSVRVFTDIIKKATNEVGNSDEQENKVKQFGTLENLIIDSLMATINSIKQLDVGKLEIYNGTINVESDILFQLLLTLKEILNEFGELLMNSWKNIFNIINSPFEWTVEDADLSMNEDIDDSSLFEGIVQKHKNMIQVSYDVFKLISDDFLQSLPMNVIKCVIDTLVNFVTQKRNLNISFSSISQFWLVGDYLRVRFNPDTLDSDDEKRKSFSEKINDQKLIEIITSDSSHNWELYNGLWIYLLKNLINCTNDERIEVKNGAVQTFFRIIDSHSVCFPPWDLIFLEVIKPLLTKEWSNEELENETDFINITLQGLIKLYPERFKDFENNTTCAKEWSLLLNFLKKLLLSTSNNTKHAVILNYQILLKEIINIENVPSDILKNCCEIFTEYNITYSDLSINASKRTEYDCLYELITGFPSLYQLISKYDAMTDEIVEKVLLLFNSAIKYPLLPEFAQDKTKPSSLQNAILSGLDIFTTKDSKDTEILVLLQLSTISILAFDTREKITKKLGPKLPKSSLNRLPTFEAISYVSCTNLRNRVAKIDQFGVSTLKAKHILRILKNLTEIIKRKSLIAGSSNDEIPIWVLASNCFSDLSNKIFKSLQEDAENSLKDNFCDLFINVIITTLQRINPEIDNQTEIDDLNEYSKYREILLGNKIIDLFNERQLEIFISAVWNSSFLYEFDELENALMKDCGTFSELSSRLSSFDFSSLFGSTTNPCFLTKYKCSLECLQDLVGFMLNSNEKLRELTAPYLSARIALALRRYISDEYLIGRAPIPKLRKTELATLLNGLCEILRIVLDQNSSLDNKQIGVKNLQTLSPLILRTIPVSHKMDGLQDKVLELSLGFTKLD encoded by the coding sequence ATGACTATGAATACCGGAGGGTTTTCCTCTATGCAAAAGCAACTCGAAGCAGAATTGCGTTCATTGTCTTCCGAAtctaaaagaagaaattcaacGATTCGCCATGCTAGTGATAAATCTGTCGAGATCTTAAAGAGGGTACACAGCTTCGAGGAGTTGGAAAGGCATCCAGATTTTGTGCTGCCTTTTGTGTTGGCTTGCCAGTCAAGAAATGCCAAAATGACGACCCTGGCCATGCAATGCTTACAGGGACTGTCGACCGTTCCATCCATTCCTAGAGGCCGGCTGTCTGAAATACTAGATGCCTTCATTGAGGCTACCCATCTGGCTATGGAGATTCAATTAAAGGTTTTACAGGTGGtgccaatttttttcaagacaTACGGGAAATTCATCTATGGCCCGCTTTGTAAGAAGTTGTTGTTGTGTTGCTCAAATCTGCTACACGTACCTAATAAAGCACCTGTTGTAGTGGGTACTGCAAGTGCCACTCTACAACAGTTGATtgatgaaatatttgataGGCTTGCCATGGACTCTGTCGTAGACGACAAACAGTTCGAAGTTCTCATAAGTAACAATGAAACGACTAAAGTTAACGTCTATAGACACGATGCCAACAAACTGTTCGATAATATCTGTTCATTAAACGAATTAAACACAAGCGGGTCGGCCAATGACGATAGTATGCTATTGGACATTGGGGACATTCCTATAGACTATGGCTTAGAAATTCTCGAGTCCATTTTAAAGAATAGTCAGAAGATTCTTTTAGGATGCGGAGACTTACAATACCTACTAAGGGTCAAAGCCATTCCTTTGCTACTGCGTTGCATATCGTCTTCCAAACATTTTTCCACCGCTGTAAGGAGTTGCCGTTGTTTGAAGCTGTTGATTAAGAAGGAGTATCTAAGTGTACTCGAGCTAGAACTAGAGGTCATTTTGTCGTTACTCATCCACGGGATATCTATTGAATCTAACTTATCCGCCTGGCAAAGGGTTCTCTCGCTCGAACTATTCAATGATTTATCTCAAGACACCGAAATCGTCAATACACTTTACATGGACTATGATAATTACCCAGATAAGAAACACGTTTTCAaatatcttttgaaagaatgtATTGATCTACTGAATTCACCAGAGTACATCACTTTCCTGGCTCCATCAACAATAGTAGAGAAAATGGATTCTCCCTTGATAACTACTGAGAATTCCACTgtgaaaacaaaatttaTGCATCTATTGGACAAATCAAACGCCCCGTCCATCAATACCATCTATGTTGTATCTCTGATACTAGCAATCTGCAATCACCTATGTGAAGGGTTGAGCAAGTCTGCTCTGGAAAGCTCTTCCCCTGAGAAGAAAACAGGAGACAAAGATCGTGAAATGGGGTTCGAAGATGATTCGACCATCGCAAAGGTTTATAGCGGTCTATATTCTGGCCTATTTGAGATAAACAAGCTGTTCTTATATTCGACTTCCTTAGAAGCATCGATATTTCACTCGGTGGTGAGggcttttcaaaaattagCTCACAGTGCTGGCGTTCTGTCCCTAGAGGACAAACTAAGAGCCTGCATGAagttattttcaattctaaTAGCAAATAATGTAAGTTCATTGCACCAAATTTCTCCAAACGATATTAATAAATCAATCAGAGGTCAGCATGTAAGAAATGTATCAGGGCCTAATATCGTGAACAATTCCGGTGAAACGATGAAAGACTTTAGCAAAGAAACTGCAGATTCTACAAAggataaagaaataaaaaggcGATTGCACCCTAGAAATATTAATTCAAGGCAGGTCAGTTTACTCAGAGCACTTATATCATTGTCGATATCGCTAGGTCCTATTTTCGATTCAGATAGCTGGAAGTACACATTTCTAACCTGGCAATGGATATCATACTACATATACGGACCATCAGCTGATTTCAAGGAAAGTTTTTACTCGGAAGATATTCCACCACCTCCAATGTTGACTAAATCAGACGTCACATCGATTGAAAGCTCTttaacaaaattttttgaaagtacGAGCAATTATTCCTGTTCAACCTTTCACTTAGTATTGACGAGATTAATTTTGGACTCAAAGAATACACTCACTTTGGAACAAACTAATCTCAACCTAGACAATGATATTGGTTACCACCCTCTAGGTGCAAACAATGAAATTATGCCATGCATCTACAACAAGGCCTTTTTCGTTAACAAAATTGGTGAACTGGCAACCTACAATTGCAGAAAATTCCTTGGTGGAAAAAACGGCAAGGAACTTTGGAATTTACTTTCCACTTACATGATTAAATTAATATCGAATCGTGAAATAGATAACGACTCATTGCGCCTATATAGCGTTAGGGTGTTTACAgacatcatcaaaaaggCCACAAATGAAGTTGGTAACTCTGACGAACAAGAGAATAAGGTTAAACAGTTTGGCACATTAGAAAACTTAATTATCGATAGTTTGATGGCAACAATTAACTCAATAAAACAGTTGGACGTCGGTAAGCTAGAAATTTATAATGGAACAATAAACGTGGAATCTGACATCctttttcagcttctgttgactttgaaagaaattttaaatGAGTTCGGTGAACTTTTAATGAACTCTtggaaaaatatttttaatattatCAACTCACCCTTCGAGTGGACAGTCGAGGATGCAGATTTATCCATGAATGAAGACATAGATGATTCGTCTTTATTTGAAGGTATCGTTCAAAAGCATAAGAATATGATTCAAGTATCTTACGACGTGTTTAAACTAATTTCTGACGATTTCTTACAGAGTTTACCAATGAATGTTATTAAATGTGTTATTGATACGCTTGTCAATTTCGTAACTCAAAAGAGGAACTTGAATATTTCCTTCTCTTCTATTAGTCAGTTTTGGTTGGTTGGAGATTACCTTAGAGTCCGTTTTAATCCCGATACATTAGATTCAGATGATGAGAAACGCAAAAGTTTCTCCGAAAAGATCAATGATCAAAAActtattgaaattattaCGTCCGATTCATCTCATAATTGGGAGCTTTACAACGGACTATGGATATaccttttgaagaatttaaTCAATTGTACCAATGATGAAAGAATAGAAGTCAAAAATGGTGCTGttcaaacttttttcagaatcatTGACTCCCATTCTGTCTGTTTCCCCCCATGGGATTTGATCTTTTTGGAAGTTATTAAACCACTGCTAACCAAGGAATGGTCGAACGAAGAACTCGAAAATGAAACGGATTTCATAAATATAACGTTGCAGGGCTTGATTAAACTTTATCCAGAACGCTTCAaggattttgaaaacaacaCTACCTGTGCTAAGGAATGGTCTCTGttattaaattttttaaagaaattgttattatcaACTTCCAATAACACCAAGCATGCTGTAATATTGAATTATCAAATACTTCTgaaagaaatcatcaatattGAGAACGTTCCATCTGatatattgaaaaactgcTGCGAAATATTCACTGAATATAATATCACGTACAGCGACCTTTCCATCAACGCTTCTAAAAGAACTGAATATGACTGTTTATACGAACTAATCACCGGGTTTCCGTCTCTCTACCAACTGATTTCCAAATACGATGCGATGACAGATGAAATTGTGGaaaaagttcttcttttattcaattCTGCCATAAAGTATCCTCTCTTACCTGAGTTCGCCCAGGATAAAACGAAACCTTCCTCTTTGCAAAATGCTATACTGTCTGGGCTTGACATCTTTACGACAAAAGATTCTAAAGATACCGAAATTttggttcttcttcagttaAGCACAATATCGATATTAGCTTTTGATACGAGGGAAAAGATAACGAAAAAGCTTGGACCGAAGTTGCCGAAATCGTCACTTAATAGGCTTCCAACTTTTGAGGCAATCAGTTATGTTTCGTGCACTAACTTAAGAAACAGGGTGGCGAAAATAGACCAGTTTGGTGTATCCACATTAAAAGCAAAGCATATTTTAAGAATACTAAAAAACTTGACTGAAATCATCAAACGTAAGTCCCTTATTGCGGGGTCGAGTAACGATGAAATTCCTATATGGGTTCTTGCTTCCAATTGCTTCAGTGATTTGTCGAacaagattttcaaatcactTCAAGAGGATGCGGAAAATTCTTTAAAGGATAATTTTTGCGATTTATTCATAAATGTCATCATTACTACACTGCAAAGGATCAACCCAGAAATTGATAATCAAACCGAGATAGACGATTTGAATGAATATTCCAAATATAGGGAGATCTTGCTAGGTAATAAAATCATTGATCTATTCAACGAAAGACAGTTAGAAATTTTCATTAGCGCCGTATGGAACAGCTCGTTCTTatatgaatttgatgaattggaGAATGCTTTAATGAAAGATTGTGGTACATTTTCTGAATTATCGTCCAGGTTATCttcctttgatttttcaagccTGTTCGGATCCACTACAAATCCTTGTTTTCTGACGAAGTATAAGTGCTCTCTAGAATGCTTACAAGATTTGGTAGGTTTTATGTTGAACTCGAACGAAAAATTGAGAGAATTAACCGCTCCTTACCTTTCTGCAAGGATAGCCTTAGCTCTTAGAAGATATATTTCGGATGAATACCTAATTGGCCGAGCACCAATACCAAAATTGCGCAAAACTGAACTCGCTACTTTATTGAATGGGCTATGTGAAATTTTAAGAATAGTTTTAGATCAAAATTCGAGCCTCGATAACAAGCAAATTGGggtaaaaaatttacaaacGTTGAGTCCATTAATTTTAAGAACCATTCCAGTATCCCATAAGATGGATGGGTTGCAAGACAAAGTTTTGGAACTGTCATTGGGTTTCACGAAGCTAGATTAG
- the MRX6 gene encoding Mrx6p (similar to Saccharomyces cerevisiae YNL295W; ancestral locus Anc_3.62), whose amino-acid sequence MEYQALRRLVLYYPKVIRCTALRRDMTTVSRRYMSGKGGGRDEKGDCSEDKDTSKELGRVPSKIKRAYNGGKVAEGGGSHTVSALQQMNQSVDNVGTSRPKMFGSNLHLLVPKVASTEYIPIKEVHTEGLFAGYRPLFLGNSSFSSDMRKGKNFHALDDGLPNIQVIDASEKDGKLDVQEIIEDLQKTSLIENVSDKEQFSSSHKRKPVIPWDASISGMVYNDMPFKYVPKNVISKMKPFKLMRIERKSHAKNSKKPSMIKLQFHNQRINDTQELVNFYQNKTRLHESFYSSKSYQEFKYSSTNMSKRQKMLKARGDFEHKLKNYAYKHTFIKNDQELFRNELTKLNKILSREFKKLTKLSIHNEFKREHLPLVVYVSKSNNTKKLLRRSLKNKIMDHIYPVYTTILSTLANSKDSKKFETKIKGYIEKIITRLSDEIPSTYFFQDGVDCIIQPSPVHNFKRIHWLRYTKRHNTFWGRSINKDVQVSFNDKYVVTRSGVKYTRYPTNLNTQLLETAFEEWDYYE is encoded by the coding sequence ATGGAATATCAAGCGCTTCGAAGGTTGGTACTGTATTACCCCAAGGTCATCCGATGTACCGCACTTAGGCGTGATATGACGACAGTGAGCCGTAGGTATATGTCTGGTAAGGGTGGTGGAAGAGATGAGAAAGGTGATTGTAGTGAAGATAAGGATACCTCTAAAGAGTTGGGTAGAGTGCCGTCGAAAATAAAACGGGCATATAATGGTGGCAAAGTTGCTGAAGGGGGAGGTTCTCATACTGTTTCGGCACTACAGCAGATGAATCAGTCTGTAGATAATGTAGGTACCAGCAGGCCAAAGATGTTTGGTTCTAATTTGCATTTGTTGGTGCCTAAGGTTGCCTCTACGGAGTATATCCCAATTAAAGAAGTGCATACAGAGGGACTCTTTGCTGGATACCGACCCCTGTTTCTAGGAAACTCAAGTTTCTCTTCCGATATGAGGAAGGGTAAAAACTTTCATGCTTTAGATGATGGTCTTCCCAATATACAGGTTATCGACGCCTCTGAGAAGGATGGCAAACTCGACGTACAAGAGATTATTGAGGACTTACAAAAAACAAGTTTAATAGAGAATGTCAGCGATAAGGAGCAGTTTTCATCCTCGCACAAACGCAAGCCCGTGATACCATGGGACGCGTCTATAAGTGGGATGGTCTATAATGACATGCCTTTCAAATATGTACCCAAAAATgttatttcaaaaatgaagccATTTAAACTTATGCgtattgaaagaaaatcacACGCGAAGAACTCAAAAAAACCTAGTATGATTAAGCTTCAGTTTCATAATCAAAGAATTAACGATACGCAAGAGTTGGTGAATTTctatcaaaataaaactcGTCTGCACGAATCATTTTACAGTTCGAAGTCATATCAAGAATTCAAGTATTCGAGCACGAATATGAGtaaaaggcaaaaaatgTTGAAGGCCAGAGGCGATTTCGAACataaattgaagaattatGCATACAAACACACATTCATCAAAAACGACCAGGAGCTATTTCGCAATGAATTGACTAAACTAAATAAGATACTTTCCagagaattcaaaaaactgaCGAAATTATCCATACACAACGAATTCAAAAGAGAGCATCTACCCCTGGTTGTGTATGTAAGCAAATCTaacaatacaaaaaaaCTATTGCGAAGGTCGTTGAAGAATAAGATCATGGATCATATATATCCAGTTTATACCACGATATTATCCACTTTAGCAAATTCCAAAGACTCCAAAAAATTCGAAaccaaaatcaaaggaTATATCGAGAAGATTATAACTCGCTTGTCCGATGAAATTCCCTCtacatattttttccaagatgGGGTGGATTGCATTATTCAACCAAGCCCCGTCCACAATTTTAAGAGGATACATTGGTTAAGGTACACCAAAAGGCATAATACTTTCTGGGGAAGAAGCATAAATAAAGACGTTCAAGTGAGCTTCAACGATAAGTACGTTGTCACCAGAAGTGGTGTTAAGTATACTCGTTATCCTACTAATTTGAATACGCAACTATTAGAAACTgcatttgaagaatgggATTATTACGAATGA
- the RIM21 gene encoding Rim21p (similar to Saccharomyces cerevisiae RIM21 (YNL294C); ancestral locus Anc_3.63), translating to MDLWRHGPNRLNTYSSCHSMKLGSGALIQLPFYENSAVYANDITFRSFCCERVPVYVSTVLRSSSPYRYLDQVIRDWETFIQISDYVGGSAEYAIYAVILSITSNFVITIFLTVICCINISGRAYKRILQLLRIASLLASLNLAIFITKVLRRLERDHNMYGIVRAHSIMHIFQDDMSFVVLDFLATLMFQFCQVGIVIRLFQRAQEKRIIFFIGVVLTVTANILWVIPPFANHATKHKSDWQILRPFVYLFRIAIATSYASIVIYHIWQKKKLWFKFNQMGLLTLLTILVVLLLPGFFLADVSNLWISELGEVFNTTCYVTSTVITWEWLDRLNVLERKEEAQSILGRPIFEEEQQDYRFAKYALRVQNALTRRESRETSMDRNDASNSSEICDLQTISRYDPEDQISEVRSIDQMHFNDKGSYKDYALKKLSYTRDKILYLTDQIVQKSVGHNNNSSSSKNKKTKQRKAMVRKRLGLDRPGIYIYSTKEVVFNSDEDEDEDEDVRENEDEGNNQNSNDNTAAITTDHTDHFQGTR from the coding sequence ATGGATTTGTGGAGACATGGTCCGAATAGATTGAATACATACAGTAGCTGTCATTCCATGAAGCTAGGTTCTGGTGCACTGATACAGTTGCCCTTTTATGAAAACTCTGCGGTATATGCAAATGATATCACATTTCGAAGTTTTTGCTGTGAAAGAGTTCCCGTTTATGTATCTACAGTGTTGAGAAGCTCATCTCCCTATCGATATCTTGATCAGGTGATTAGAGATTGGGAGACATTCATTCAGATAAGCGATTATGTTGGTGGTTCCGCTGAATATGCAATTTATGCTGTAATTTTGTCCATAACGTCTAATTTTGTTATTACCATATTTCTCACAGTGATATGTTGTATCAATATCAGCGGACGTGCATATAAGAGAATTTTGCAACTATTAAGGATTGCGTCGTTATTAGCGTCTCTGAATTTGGCGATCTTTATCACCAAGGTATTGCGTAGATTAGAAAGGGACCACAACATGTATGGTATTGTTCGGGCTCACTCTATTATGCATATCTTTCAAGATGATATGTCCTTTGTtgttttggattttttaGCCACTTTAATGTTCCAGTTTTGCCAAGTCGGTATTGTCATTAGGTTATTCCAAAGAGcccaagaaaagagaattatttttttcattgggGTGGTCCTAACCGTGACCGCCAATATTTTATGGGTGATTCCACCGTTTGCCAACCATGCCACCAAACATAAAAGTGATTGGCAAATTCTGCGACCCTTCGTCTATCTTTTCCGTATAGCTATTGCCACATCATATGCATCCATCGTTATTTATCATATCTggcagaaaaaaaagttgtgGTTCAAATTCAATCAAATGGGGCTGCTTACCTTATTGACAATTCTTGTCGTACTTTTGTTACCAGGGTTTTTTCTTGCCGATGTGTCGAACTTATGGATATCAGAGTTGGGTGAAGTGTTCAACACCACATGCTATGTTACTTCTACTGTGATAACCTGGGAATGGTTGGATAGATTAAATGTTCTagagagaaaagaagaggcGCAGAGTATCCTGGGGAGGCCCATATTTGAGGAAGAGCAACAAGATTACAGATTTGCAAAATATGCCCTGAGAGTGCAGAATGCTTTAACCAGAAGGGAATCTCGTGAGACATCAATGGATCGAAACGATGCGTCTAATAGCTCTGAAATATGTGATTTACAGACCATATCACGCTATGATCCCGAAGACCAGATATCTGAGGTAAGGAGTATTGATCAAATGCACTTCAACGACAAAGGAAGCTATAAAGACTACGCgctcaagaaattgagcTATACTCGCGATAAGATTTTATATCTTACGGACCAAATCGTCCAGAAAAGTGTAGGCCACAACAATAATAGCAGTAGCtcgaaaaataaaaaaaccaaaCAGCGAAAGGCAATGGTCAGAAAACGTTTAGGGTTGGACAGACCTGGCATATACATTTATTCAACAAAAGAAgttgttttcaattcagatgaagatgaagatgaagatgaggatgTGAGAGAAAACGAGGATGAAGGAAACAATCAAAATAGTAATGACAATACCGCGGCCATCACCACCGACCATACAGACCATTTTCAAGGGACACGATAG